The nucleotide sequence TTTGGCTGGAGTCGGTTgcctcttttccttttcttcttttgatgcTTCTCCCTATTTTTCCCTCGGGCTTgtccttttcttcatctttcgTGGGTATTCCTCTCCCCATCTCTTCCTCAGTCCGATCTTTAGCCATGGTTCCTTTTGAGTTCGTGTGTAGAGTTGAGGTGTTGTTCCTGGCTCAGGTGTTTCCCACACCATCACGTTCTCCTTGCTGTCTACTGTTTTTGGCCGTGTTGTTCGTGGGTTTCCCTGAGCTTCTTCCCAGTAGTTGGCTAATCCCTCTTTGGTGCTAACTATCACCTGTTAATGGTTGTGATATGGTTGATGTTCGGGGTTGGCGGTGGTGTTTGAGACGGCGTTGCTCGATGGTGGATGACGTTTCCTGTGGCTGGCCTGGATCTCTGTCGATGGAGGAGTTTTCAATAGAAGTTTCTCGGTTGGCTGTTGTGTGTTTTTTTGGATTTCCCTGTTGTGgggcttctttcttttttcagtTGGTTTCGGTCCTTTTCTGTTTGTGTATAGTTGTAGTTGGGCATTTGGTTTGCTTGTACTTTTGGGCTGCTTGTTTTAATAAAAGTTGAGGGAGAGATGTTGGGTTGTATTGACTTAACTACGATTAGTGGTTTGTATTGACTTAACTAGATGTTGGGTTGTTAGATTGTTAATGAAGTCATACTTATTTGCATTGATCCatcatttctaattttttttttttggggaccGCTAGATGTTATTTTGTGAATTAAGGTGATATATTCTTGCTAGGTGAGTTGATACATTATGTTGTCAGATTGTTTGTCGAGATTGTTAATTGTAGTCGTAAATACAAATAAGAATCATTGTGTTGGCAAATTGTTTGTCGAGATTGTTAATTGTAGTCGCACGTACAAATAAGAATCTTAACCAATTTCCTAATTGCTTTGTTTGTAAGACAATGATTTAAAGCATTTTAACCATGCATGGTTGCATCCGAGATTCTAAGTTTGATTTGTCTAATTCTCTCGGCTAGTATAAAAACGGTTGCAGAAGATTTGAACTCGATGATTGTACCAACTCAAAAGAACAGGCCGGTGTCTAAATCATTGCCCACAAaagaggaattttttttttttaacaaatcctATTTGACCAGTCAAAGGAGCATTAAAAGCTAATAGCCAATACGTAAAGGAGGGTTGGTTCCAATGGGACATGCATTGACTAATTATTTTCCCTTTGACTACTAATCGAACTATCGATCTCTCTCTAAAaattcacaaaccctaaaaaacaaaaaacaaaaaacaaaataaaaaatctgaaatttaTGAGCAAAAGAAGACAATAATCATGATTAATTCATGATAATAATggttaagaagaagaagaagaagattcgAATTTGTAGTGTTTATCAACAGCAAGAGAAACATCCCAAGTGCAGGTGAGTCCCTTTGGGATGGTGACAAGATCTCCAGCTCCGAACTCGACATATTCCGACGACCCTTTTGGATAATACGCCTTCACTCTTCCCTTCAACAAATAACACGTCTCCTCCGCATCAAACTTCAGCTGGTACTTCCCCGGCGAGCAACCCCATCTGTCAATTCATAatcccaaaacaaaaacaaaaacataaataaatcaaCAAAAAGTACCAAGTTATAtattttgtagagagagagagagagagatggaagcTCTGTGCCTTTGACCGCACTGAGGAGCTAATCACGCTTAACCCTCTATCGggagtgagaaagagagagagtggaggGGTCCTCTCGTGTTGGGGGTTGAGAGTGGCAAACCTTGTGCCTTCGTGGCACTGAAGAGCTAATCTCGCTTAATCCTTGATTTActgagtgagagagagtgagaggagGGGAGGTGAGAGACTTACTTGGGCCAGCACTTGATGTCCAGTTGG is from Malus sylvestris chromosome 5, drMalSylv7.2, whole genome shotgun sequence and encodes:
- the LOC126622142 gene encoding uncharacterized protein LOC126622142 gives rise to the protein MAAEPCSSSSSSSSSSSNLRITVERNPSESRLSQLDIKCWPKWGCSPGKYQLKFDAEETCYLLKGRVKAYYPKGSSEYVEFGAGDLVTIPKGLTCTWDVSLAVDKHYKFESSSSSS